TGATTATTGAAGTATGTTTATGACCATGCTAATGTTTGTTAAGAATGATATGCATACTTGGTATAAACCTGTTGAGTTCAAGTAGGTCGATGTGAAGTATAGTTGCATCTGGATGTATGGCTTATGTATATGCGTCTTAGTAGTATGCAATACGATATGTTCTGATAAGAGTGGATCTGAGCATAATGAGTCTGTGTCTATCTCCACGGAGTCATCTAAAAGGGTCCGTCGAGACTTTAAACATGATCTCTGAAAGGAAAAGTTCATGGCCATGAcaccatattgtgtaagaccacagTTGGGATATGACatcatatgaaaaataattaaaggaaTGTGATTACCCAAAAAGGGAGTTCTCTGTGTGACCTAGAACaatgaggggcaaacctcacAAAATGTGAGTCTAGGTGAATCCCCATCATAAACACACCAGaaaaaggaagcctttgtggcataaTCCATAAGGAACGCCTTTGTGGCGTATTTTGAATGGAAAGCCTTTGTGACATATTCTAATAGATTCCGTTGTGGCGTGTTCTGTACAAAGCTATATAGGGTGTTCAGTATGATTCTATAAAGGGATCTGTAAGATCAGTATGATAGTAGGTATCTATCAGTTGTATGGAAAGTATTATACAAGGTTAAGATATGATTAAAGATAATAAACTGATGAAACTTTCTGTGATAGgtttcatataaaataacatgGAATATTCTATATGACTTTAAATCTAGATCAGAAATATTAAAATGGGTTAGAGTATCTGATGAATACGAAGAAAGAACTAAGTAAATTTAAAGAACAAACTTGAGTAAAGGCTACATCTGATCATTGAATAAGGGCATCAATTATTGAACAATAAAAAGAAATGGTAGTTGAAGAAAGATAAGGTAAGAAAAGTGAATTCAAACATCGTTTTGTGAATATCATTGGGTAAGAGAATCATGAATAAGATTAGCACAAAGGGAAGATTTGAAAGAATGAAGCCATTAATGAAATAATGTTAAGGGGAATTGACCATGAGATAATAAATAGAAGGAAGGACTATGTTTCGTTAATGATAAATTGTTCCTAGTGACAAACAACTGAAGATTTAAGAAAAGGAGCTGCTGGTGATGGACTATCCGCCCATTTATGGAAAGCAACAACAAAGGTATAAATGATTATATCTCAATAAGTTCCCATGAACTTACATGGATTGTGTTTTCTGTTTTAGGTTGAATGTGAGGCTTTGCCTGGGGGAATGATGCCAGGACTACACCCAATGAGCGGCGTATTGGATTATTATACATACATAGCAAGCTTTGATGCTGTGGTCAAGTCTGTTTAGCACATAGAAACCTTTGAATCGAGACAATTAGGTTAGACCAAGACATCATTTTAGTAATACTTGTAATCAAATTCCCTATGTATTATAATCGAAATTCTTCAATGTTTATACTTATGTATTGTAGTATAAAGTCTTGTAATTAAGTAGTTCAAATCAATTGTAATTTGTGTAAGTAGAGTCAAGTTACATCTGAATTAGAGTGGTAACACCCAATATTCGTATCCGGTTCATTGAAttgggtttgggatgttacaagtttGGTATCAAAGCTCAGTTTAGCCAGTTCTTGGAATATGAAAAGTGAAGAAGTCATGTATGCATAATATTTCAAACCTGGTAGAGTTCCTCATGtatgttaaaatttatgtttgtgGAAGAATATTTGTCATGTTTATTGGTAAAAGTAACTCTGTAAtgagaaaatatataaatgagaGGTAGAgctaaattgaaaagataaaagaaaggTAAATGGTGGTTTGATGCTAAAGACGAAATGTGTGACTAAAGTGATGAAGAAATCCAACAACGAAATTTCATAAAAGAAAGATTCATTAAAAATGCAGCAACTATTACATTGATAGTTAGGAAAGTAcaaaaaaatattgtatttaaagTCCTGACAGACCCCTTTAAACTACTCTGTGGAAACAGACATAGACTCATCATATGTTCAGATCCACTCTTATCAGTACATATTTATTGCATAGTACTAATATGCATAAACACAATCCATACATCCAGATGCAACCGTACTTCACATCGACCTAGTTGAACTCAACAGGTCTATACTAAGTATGCATATTATTCTTATCAAACATTAGCACGATTATAAACATACTTCAATAACCACACACGAAGTCACATACATAACATATTGTAACCTCAAGGATTACAACATCATCTTTCAACCACTCTCTTACAAATCTACAAGTACTAGCATCTTATAAACAAGAGTCAGCATAGAGACTCACCTGATTCTCTCATACTgtagtgtagtatttttgtctaagtacacttgtaattttttgaatagattggttaataaaattattcatgccttacattaatactttttatattgtcctcacatggttttttcacacaaaacaaaatggaagcaaatgttgctcactggttgtctaatatttaactaatattaaaaagtattacatggtcagatcgtaatacagaaagacaacatGTATTAacagacaaacctaaacatgtccttaatataataaaaatgagaaaaatgattaaaagtcTAATATTAtatctatcaagttcaattgggaagatgccttgtcttgggcattggaATGGacgactcccagaagatagagactttaatgtgactgactggactagCAGTACATCGGACTGAATCCAaaaagaatagatcttgaatccgtttatggatttattcacttgtgacattcatagtgtggcatacctaaatcctaaatggatggtggactatgtatgcgcgactcgtacactttgatgtaagtaaacgcctgagttcgaatagataatgAATCAAAAGTTGATGCTtcgggtgtacgacttctgtagtatatAACTTTattcaaaatagtggaattcatagcctgagatatgggtaaatgatatcctttcattggcattacatggttgatgaaaattaAACATGGCCAAGAGttgttcatctttgtgatgaatgacttgatactatttaatagtaatttacttttcatgaaggaagatgtaatggttaccatgagataaaatatgataatattgggagaatgaatattatccaAAAAAGATCAAGGatagggtaacacacttatgacaaggttattggatgaacgctgagtagttgctttcgtaatggtatgttgttagggagagtttaatcacaatactatagtggaatgacttcatgactaaatgaattTAGAATTAATAAGCGAAAAgccagaacttaattataaatcatttgagccctagttacatatgtccaatcaatTCCTTCACTAGCTCAttaaaaccagaaatgaattatgtgtttgaatcGAAATGAACATAATAAATAGAAGtaaagaaatgggaaacattcaagaatgattatggttttctccgaaacggagaaatgaaatcatttggaaatgtaTGTAGGTTTcttaaaatggaaatgaaaaatgAGAAATGATATATTTTCAAATGTACATGGATTACTTAGaaatgatttgaataatgtgtttttgtttttgagttattttaaaacccaaaaatgaaaataaaccattcggtcACAGTGAACATGATGAgtggtgaaatattaaatattttttttcaaaaaatttactaGGGATAAAATCGTCATAGTTTTACCAGAGGTAAATTTGAGAtgagaaattttttaatataaaatattgaatttcactttgggaaatagaaaaatagaatcgggttggatcaaattacaaAGTACTGAATCGAAAAGTtcaggaagtactcgtaattggacctgatatgagagaggcccaaaattCCCTCATAGAATATGGGGCGGTAATCGTAGTAGGAATACTAAGGGATGTCGTCCATTCTATTCCTGCTGTAAGTAGGAAGTTgcttttctatttgaaataaacttctacaattcaacaagggttatACTTTCTCTTCCAATAAATAGATGACATCGATAGAGCTATGAACACAATTTTAAGAGATTGTTACTttgccaaaaaatagagagaatttattctcaacccttaaatatatttttctagaataaaaattctattggtttctattaaagaagagaattttcgttttcaccctaaaaggaaaagaattttttttctagttctgtattttgattcaattggttcgaacCCACACTCGAAACAGTTCGTGATACGAGAATAGTAGAGAATATCATTTGGTTGAAATTCAAAAAACATTAAGGATTCGTTTTTTCAAAAACACAAGCAAGATTTCGGTCTAAGGCTTAtagttataaatatcacaaaccgagtcAATTTTCAGAAATTTAATTTTCCGTTGtgtaagaaaatcattttcaaactggATTTTTCCAACATATAACTTTTTGTATGCCATAGAGACTTGTCACTTTGTGTATGTGTAAATGGATGTGGTGGTGaactaatataattttttgtatgtAATTGTAGGTTGTCACTTTTGTATGTTTAAATGAGTGCGGTGGTGGAGTAATATAAGTTTTTGTATATAATTGCAGGATGATATAATGACATTGAAGTATGTCATACTAATATTGTAACTTTTGTATATGTGTAAATAAGTTTTCTATTGTAATTGGACTCTTGAAAGCTGACCATGGTTTGTTTGATATGTTACTTAGATGCAGAGATGATAGTTGGATTATGTTGGTGCTACttcttttaacattatttttattttgacagTAGCACTCTTTtgttggaaaaattgtaatttttggaaacattgaggcatattctcaattggtaaaggtggagagttgaatcataaaattatggttttatattctactccatgagaccttcACAAcgatatatcatatgctcaaaatggttgaatgATGAGTGAAAAATTTATGCTTAAAGTAAGCTATTTGTGAATATTTgttgagaaaaagaaaagcataGATCCTACTTTGGTTAAATATcaagtgtgagatgtgtatatatatgagaacccaCTTGAATGGTAAATGAATGACTAAACTTGGAACCTTACTTCGTGCGTAGGGGGAATGCAGATCCCAACCCGTCAGGGTTAAGGCGCACCCACATGATGTGGGCGACACGAAATGTTTGAACCTTTTTGGGCCTGCGAATATTTTAGCCCCacttcaaatttatttttctcaacAAATATACAAAATCTGATTTAAAAGGGACATATATcctgattttattttattccaataaatttgatttgattttaatcaaattgatttaattgctCCTTAATGTAGATTTTGTATATCTATTCATGGATATTTTCAAAATTCCTCCATATTAAATGCTTATAAAAGCCTAAGAATTTTTCAGAAATTTttacacacacacatacacactCACTCTCACACCGAGTTTATTTTGCTCTAAAAAATTCTTCTCTTTTTCCTCTCCATATTTTCCAACGTTTTGGTGATAAAAAGGTAAGGTTTGTTCGTTGATCCCTACAGAGGTGCTACTGCTTCGATCATCGTGTTGTTGTATCTTGGGAGATAGTCGACCAACATTTCTCCAAGTATAGTAGGAGCGGTCGAATTTGTCTTAAAGAAACTATGTAAAATAGGCCTTAACAGCTAGTAAAACTCAATTTTTCTTTTCGATTTATGGTTTTCGTTAtcttatttattgatttttcgtatccgatattttaaatataaattatttaattcatttttattttatataaatatttgtttatttatatttatatttgttcgcTAACGAGTTTTGTCTAACAATCTTAAGaaagattttattattttgcaattctCTAATTCGAGACAAACGAGACACCaaggcaaaagaaaaaaaaattaaataaaaataaaaattgaataaatctgtttcgggatttatttccgccgttcaacaaattttattctatttttttattttgtttccaaacaattattaaaattaaataaaatctgtttcgaGATTTATTCTCGccatttaatagattttatttaatatttgactTTGTTTCCAAACgagtattaaaattaaataaattcattttattccattttttattttgtttccaaacgagtattaaaattaaataaaatctgttttggGATTTATTCCCACCGTTCaacagattttattttattttttattttgatgagaaataagaaattaaaattaaataaaatctgttttggGATTTATTCCCGTCGTTGAACAGATTTTATtcgattttaattttgtttccaaattagaattaaattgaataatctatttcgggatttattcccgccgtttaacatatttattttgattttgtttccaaacaagatttaattaaataattttgtttcgGGAATTAATCCTGTTGTTCAACAgacttgattttgattttatatcAGAATTTTAATCCTGCCGTTTAAAAAATCAAAGGGAAATTTTCTGTTTATGGTGGCCTTAATTGTGGCTTTAAATTGTGAAAGCTTAAATTGTAACTTCAAAATTGTGACatcaaaaaaaaggaaatttatcaacggtgaattaaaaatacaatatgagaatgcatgtttaggattggttCTTTAAAAGACTTGATATTTAAGCGTGCCACGTGTACCACCTCTCTTTTAGGGTTATCTACTTGGTGCattgttttattgtattttttattagacCATATAAATTTTTGTTTCGGATTTTTATCAGATTCCTGCCATTTAACAAAAGTTGATAATATTTCTAATTCTAGTTTTGTTTATTAACAGAAAATGGAAACTcctaccaattcaatcaattcgCAATTTGAAGCTTTGGTTCAAACGTAATCTTTGATTCAAAACTCAGTGTTGCCGGTGGCAGCTGCTGTAAGCCACAACGAGAAACCTGCAAAATTCTCaggacaaaatttcaaaacttggcAATAAAAAATGCTATTTTATTTGACCATGTTGAACTTGGCCAAATTTTTGAAAGATGGGTCTACTGTTAAAAAGGCGAGGTAAATGAAGTTACTGCTTTCACTACTGTTGAAGCTTGAAAACATTCTGATTTCCTGTGCTGAAATTACATCTTGAATGGATTGTTGGATGCATTGTACGAAGGGTATAGTGTCAAGAAAACAACTAAAGAATTATGGACATCATTAGACCATAAATACAAAACCGAAGATACTAAAGCTAAAAAGTTTTTAGTtgctaaattcttaaattttgtaaTGATTGATTCTAAACTTGTTGTGAATCAAGTGCAGGAGCTTCAATTGATCACTCACGGAATTCTTGTTGAAGGGATGGTGATAAGTGAATCCTTTCAAGTGGCAGCAATTATTGAGAAGTTGCCTCTTGCTTGGAATACCTAAagcacaaaagaaaggaaatgtcAGTGGAAGATTTAATTGTCAGACTTTGGATTGAAGAAGACAATAGAGGTACGGAAAAAAGGCTTAACAAAGCATCAAATGTCAATGATGTTAGGGAAAATGTCGTAGAAGTCAAGAAGGACTTCAAGAAGGGAAAACAACCTCAAAATGGGTCTAAACTAGGACCAAAAGGTGGTGTTTTCAAAAagcaaaaatttcaaggaaaatgaTTCAATTGCAATAAGATGGGGCACAAGTCATTAAACTTTAGGATTCCAAAGAAAGTTAGAGCTAACGAGGATAATGCTGTGGAAGAAATTTTTAAGGAATTGTCCGATATGGACTTATGTGCCTAACATACATAAGAACTATGAATAAGAATGTTTCTTCTAAAGAGGGAATGTTTGTGAGAAGGGGATATGTAATGCAATCTCTAGAAAAGCAAAAACTATAAAtaagaatgttttttttttcttttgtttatatgcTTGAGTCACTTAATTTATGGTATGGTAGGCTTGGACATGATGTTACTTTacgtaaattaattaatttagagcaCATTCCTtcatttcatattaattttaaacataaatgcgAAACTTGAGTTgaggaaaaattaacaaaattttcatttcaaactgTTGAAAGAAGCACAAAACCACTTGATCTAATACATAACGATGTTTGTGACTTAAAGATTATTCAAACGAGAGGagagaataaattttttattaccttTATTGATGATAGCACAAAATATTGCTACATATATTTGCTTAAAAGTAAATACGAAGCTATAGAGAAATTTATTCTCGATAAGCAGGATGTtgaaaacaaatttaataaaaagattaagatgGTGAGAAGTGATCGTGGGGTtgaatatgttgaaccatttgATGAAATACTATGTAAAACATGGTATTATTAATTAAGTGACGCCACCGTACTCTTCTCAATCAAATGGAGTAGTCGAGCAGAAAAATCAGACTTAAATGAAAAGATGAATGTGTTGCTAGAAAGCTTTGGATTATCACATAAATATGGGAGGAAGCTTTTTTATcaactaataattttttaaataaggtGCCCTGTGCAAGAAAAGAGACAATACACCATATAAGTTATGGAAAGGTAGAAAACCATCCACAACCACTTGAAAGTGTGGGGGTGTCTTGCTAATGTAATATATAATGGTAAGTCGAGACATATGCATCGTCGACACAATACCATTAGACAACTAATCTTAAATGGAGTTATCtctattaatttagtaaaatcaaaagataacattGTGGATACACTAACTAAAATCTTAAATCGAGATCATGTTGATAAAACATCGAAGGAATAAGATTAAAGCTCATGAAAATAAAAGGTGCTATGTAAAGGAAAACCCTACCTAGTTGACTAGAGATCCCAAAATCTAGGTTCAAAGGGACAACCTAATTGCATAGACCTTATAAGGCCACTGTGGGGGTTCTTATCCCAAGTCCGTTCCTATGATGTAAACAATGACTAAAAATGGGATAGGTTAAGCAATGCTTTTAACGACCATTGTGTGTTTCGGTGAGTAGAGCAACATAAGTCACCTATGTGAGAGTGAAGTAGGGCCGCTTCGAGGAGACTATTGGGGCATAGTTCTCTTAAACTTTTGCAGGACCAGGAGATGTTCACGGCTATATGAACATACCCATGAGAACTAAAACCTTGCTAGGGAGGTAGTTGTGTGAGGTATATCATTGTTTACACAAACGACAGAATAGTTCAAGGACATCACATCTACTGGttagctagtaaagtaaatatactttcacaaTGGAATGTTCAAGGGTGGATGCCTACCTATCCTATGCAACTATCAATCATAGATTCTATCACCACATCGAGTCaatgttttttttgttaaaattatcaattttcattcatgtgggtgattgttggaaaaattataatttttggaaactttgaggcatattctcaattggtaaaggtggagagttgaatcataaaattatggttttatattctactctatgagacctttacaacgatatatcatatgctcaaaatagttgagtgatgaatgagaaattgatgctccaagtaagctacttgtgaatatttgttgagaaaaagaaaacttagatcccacattggttaaataccaagtgtgagatgtgtatatatatgagaatccACTTGAAGGGTGATTGAATGACTAAGATTGGAACCCCACCTCATTTGCAGAGAGTGTAGATCCAAACCCATTGAGGTTGGGGCATACCCGCACGACATGGGCAACACGAAATGTTCGAATCGATTGGGCCCAAATTGTGCTTGTAAATATTTTAGTCCaacactaaatttatttttcttagcaaaTATACAAAATGTGATTTAAAAAGACAAATATCATGATTTTATTTGATTCCaataattttgatttgatttttatcaaattgatttaattgctCCTTAACGcatattttgtatatttattcatgtatatttttaaaattcctcCATATTGAATGCCTATAAAAGCCTGAGAATTCTTCAGAATTTTTTACACACACTCTCTCACACCGAGTTTATTTTGCTCTCCGAAATTCTTCTCTTTTTCCTCTCCCTATTTTTCAATGATTGGTGATAGAAGAAGGTAAGGTTTGTTCGTTGATCCCTGTAGAGGTGCTACTACTTCGATCATCGTGTTGTTGTATCTTGGGAGACAGTggaccaacgtttctccaagtatCGTAGGAGCGaccgaatctgtcttaaggaaactgtgtaaAACAGGTCTTAACATCTAGTAAAACtcgatttttctttttgatttctaGTTTTCGTTATCTTATTTATTGGTTTTTCATAtctgatattttaaatataaattatttaattcattttattttatataaatatttgtttatttatatttatatttgttcacTAATGTGTTTTATCCGACAACTTTAACTATATtagtaaacaaaataaacaaaaaaatgggAGAAATTTTGATACGAAAGCTTTGTAGATCTAGGTTATTGTTGtactaagctttatttgataatttattttgatataacaaataaaatatttttgaataaatatgGTTTTTAAACAAAGAATTGATGAAATTCAAAGTAAAAACCTATTTTAAAGTCTCCAAATAATTTAGAGAATACTTTGAACACTTAGAAATATTTTGGGACAATTTAATAAACCCTTCAACAATTTTGAATCaagtgaaaaaattttaaatcgagtaaaaccattttaaatcaagtgaaaaacattttaaatcaaGTGACACAGTTTTAAATCAAGGGAAAATTTTTTAATTCGAGTGAAATAGTTTTAAATCAAGTGAAAAACTTTTAAATCGAGtgaaatttttttgactcaagtgaaaatcattttaaattgagttaaatagTTTTAAATCAAGTGCAAATTTTTTAAATCAAGTGAAACAATTTTAAATCAGGTGAAAATTTTTTGACCCAAGTGAAAATGATTTTAAATCGAGTGAATTTTTTTTGACTCAAGTGAAAAACGTTTAACTCAAGTGAAAAACTGCTCCCtaacaaaaagtattgatacttatAAAAGCATCGATATCAAAATGCCATTCTGACTTCAAAGGAATTTGATCAAACACATTTTTATCGATAGTTtgtaaaaagtatcgataccttaagAAAAATCATTGGTACCTTTTTCAGTATTGATACGAAAATAACTTAAGACTTCGAAGGAATTTGAGCAAACATGTTTTTATCAATACTTTGCAAAAAGCATCAATACCTACAAAATATTATCGATACATTTTTTGGTATCAATACGAAAATGACATTCAACTTAAAGTTTGGATAAATTCATTTTGGTGGCTAACAGTGGCGGAAGGCAACAACAACAACGGTGGTACATTGGATTCTGAAAAAAAGTTAGAGAGGAAGATAAAGATAAATTTGAGGAGAGACAGTGGACCAACGAAGATGAAGATGGAGAAactaaaaaattcttttaatataatttaataaaaaatattattttcacatttcaaaaatataaaaatgaaatattttaatataatttaatataaaactaaaacaatcttttgatataatttaatataaaatattatttaaatattttatattaaactattattattttgatgaaaaatattattctttaatattaaattagtttaagaaatatattaaaatattaaaagacatttatcatttgagtattttttttgctattatatattcattcatcTCAATTAAATGCATGAATATTATTACAATATACATTTCATTTTATTACATCTAACCAAATAACTGTTagtctatttaatttcattttaatcctattttattttcattaaaaccTTATTTCATTTTAGCAAACCAAACGGGAATTAATTAGCATTTTAGCTGTGGACAACGGGTATCTATTATTACTACCTTCCAATTAATGTCGCGTGTCAAGGACAAAGCTTATGAGCACATAATAATATACGCATACTGATTATCACTATGTATATAAACCAACTGCTTGCAAGATCCAAACTTCGATAACCTCGTCACACTACAAAACTTGGTCTATAAATTTTCAACATTCCCACCGATTTCTCCACTTCAAATCAAATAGAAAATATTGAGAGAAGATCACTTAGCTTCCTTAATTAAGATGTCAAAGGCAAAGCTTGTTATTCTTGACTGTTGGGTTAGTCCCTTTTGCATGAGGGTTAAGATTGCTTTGAACGAGAAAGGCCTTGAATATGAAGCTCAAGCCGAGGACTTATTTGGCGGCAAAAGCGAGTTGTTGCTCAGCTCAAACCCCATTTACAAGAAAGTCCCGGTGTTCCTCCACGATGGAAAACCCTTGTGCGAGTCCACCATCATCGTTAACTACATCGATGAAACCTGGTCTTCCCTTCCACTGCTCCCGCCATGTTCATATGGCCGAGCTCAGGCACGCTTTTGGGCTGATTTCATTGACAAAAAggtacttacatatatatatgactaattcttttaatttgttgggttaACTAATTTATGGTCCATCCTTGATAACAACATATTGCGAGTTGGGTCAGGTATTTGATGCATGCGGTAATATATG
The Gossypium hirsutum isolate 1008001.06 chromosome A07, Gossypium_hirsutum_v2.1, whole genome shotgun sequence genome window above contains:
- the LOC107963482 gene encoding glutathione S-transferase U25, which encodes MSKAKLVILDCWVSPFCMRVKIALNEKGLEYEAQAEDLFGGKSELLLSSNPIYKKVPVFLHDGKPLCESTIIVNYIDETWSSLPLLPPCSYGRAQARFWADFIDKKVFDACGNIWRSKGEVPVEAKKEFIEILKQLEEALGDKDYFIGTTFGFVDIILIPLTSWFFAVEKIGGLTVEAECPKLSNWMKRCLQRESVAKVVPPPEKVYEFVLMFRKMLGID